The following are encoded in a window of Impatiens glandulifera chromosome 5, dImpGla2.1, whole genome shotgun sequence genomic DNA:
- the LOC124937961 gene encoding actin-depolymerizing factor, with the protein MSFRGTNASSGMGVADHSKSTYVELQRRKVHRYVIFKIDEKKKEVVVEKTGSPADNYDDFTASLPESDCRYAIYDFDFVTSENCQKSKIFFIAWSPAVSRIRSKMLYATSKDRFRRELQGIHYEIQATDSTEMELDVLRERAN; encoded by the exons ACAAATGCATCATCTGGCATGGGGGTTGCTGATCATAGCAAAAGCACATATGTGGAATTGCAGAGGAGGAAGGTGCACCGATATGTGATCTTTAAGAtcgatgagaagaagaaagaagtgGTGGTTGAGAAGACCGGAAGCCCAGCAGATAACTATGATGATTTCACTGCTTCTCTCCCTGAGAGTGATTGCCGCTATGCAATTTATGACTTTGATTTTGTAACTTCTGAGAACTGCCAGAAGAGCAAAATCTTTTTCATTGCATG GTCTCCTGCGGTGTCTCGCATCCGTTCGAAGATGCTGTATGCCACATCAAAGGACCGATTCAGGCGGGAGCTGCAGGGGATCCATTACGAGATTCAGGCTACAGACTCAACCGAGATGGAACTTGATGTGCTGAGAGAACGTGCAAACTGA
- the LOC124940113 gene encoding phosphoenolpyruvate carboxylase kinase 1-like: protein MTDALNRDYRVCNEIGRGRFGVVSRCYSAVSGEVFAVKSIDKSLVSGDSIDRQCLYNEVKVMQILYPNPNIVRIFDVYEDDSYLHIVIELCNSGDLFQRVEERVLSEDEAAIVMFPLMDAIAHCHRRGIAHRDIKPDNILFDERERLKLADFGSAVCFREGEIMSGIVGTPYYVAPEVLLGRNYCEKVDVWSAGVILYILLTGVPPFYGDSPSEIFEAVLRGNLRFPARLFHSVSPAAKDLLRKMLCKDVSRRFSAEQVLRHPWLADKE, encoded by the exons ATGACCGACGCATTGAACAGAGATTACAGAGTTTGTAACGAGATCGGACGTGGTCGATTCGGCGTCGTTTCACGGTGCTATTCGGCGGTTTCCGGCGAGGTTTTCGCTGTCAAATCTATCGATAAGAGTCTAGTCTCCGGTGACTCGATTGATCGGCAATGCCTTTACAATGAGGTTAAGGTAATGCAAATTCTCTATCCAAATCCTAATATCGTTCGTATATTTGACGTTTACGAGGACGATTCATATCTACACATCGTTATCGAGCTCTGTAACTCCGGCGATCTTTTCCAACGAGTTGAGGAACGTGTTTTATCGGAAGATGAAGCGGCGATTGTGATGTTTCCACTTATGGATGCAATCGCACATTGTCATAGAAGAGGCATTGCGCATCGCGATATAAAGCCGGATAATATATTGTTTGATGAACGTGAGAGGCTGAAACTTGCGGATTTTGGATCGGCTGTTTGTTTTAGAGAAGGTGAGATTATGTCTGGAATTGTTGGAACTCCTTATTATGTTGCACCGGAGGTGTTATTGGGGAGAAATTACTGTGAGAAAGTTGATGTGTGGAGCGCTGGTGTGATTTTGTATATATTGCTTACTGGAGTTCCTCCTTTCTACGGCGATTCTCCGTCGGAGATATTTGAGGCTGTATTACGAGGTAATCTTAGGTTTCCGGCTAGACTTTTTCATTCCGTATCGCCGGCTGCGAAAGATCTACTCCGGAAAATGCTCTGTAAAGACGTCTCTAGAAGATTCTCTGCTGAACAAGTTCTCA GACATCCATGGCTGGCTGATAAGGAATAA
- the LOC124940112 gene encoding low affinity inorganic phosphate transporter 1-like: MAKEQLQVLNALDLAKTQLYHFTAIVIAGMGFFTDAYDLFCISLVTKLLGRLYYHHENDQKPGTLPPNVSAAVNGVAFCGTLAGQLFFGWLGDKMGRKRVYGLTLMLMVVCSIASGLSFGHSAKGVMTTLCFFRFWLGFGIGGDYPLSATIMSEYANKKTRGAFIAAVFAMQGFGILAGGAVACIVSAAFKGAFPAPSYLDNPEASVVPQADYVWRIILVFGAIPAAVTYYWRMKMPETARYTALVAKNAKQAAADMSKVLNVELVEDPEKMLRLTRESKNSFGLFSREFLRRHGLHLLGTSTTWFLLDIAFYSQNLFQKDIFSAIGWIPDARTMNAIEEVFHIAKAQTLIALCSTVPGYWFTVALIDRIGRFAIQLMGFFFMTVFMFALAIPYKHWTHKDNHIGFVVMYSLTFFFANFGPNATTFVVPAEIFPARLRSTCHGISAASGKAGAIIGAFGFLYAAQNQDPNQTDKGYPPGIGVKNALLILGGVNLLGFLFTFLVPETKGKSLEEVAQENEGEDDENETNVGNENKTVPV, translated from the coding sequence ATGGCTAAAGAACAGTTGCAAGTTCTCAATGCACTAGATTTGGCGAAAACACAATTGTACCACTTCACGGCAATTGTGATCGCGGGAATGGGTTTTTTCACAGATGCCTACGATTTGTTTTGCATTTCCCTAGTCACTAAGTTGCTAGGCCGTCTCTATTACCATCACGAGAACGATCAGAAACCCGGAACTCTTCCTCCTAATGTCTCCGCTGCTGTCAATGGAGTTGCGTTCTGTGGTACCCTAGCCGGACAGCTCTTCTTCGGTTGGCTAGGTGATAAAATGGGAAGGAAAAGAGTTTACGGTCTTACTTTAATGCTTATGGTCGTTTGCTCGATTGCCTCCGGTTTGTCTTTCGGTCATAGCGCGAAAGGAGTCATGACAACGCTCTGTTTCTTCCGGTTCTGGCTCGGATTCGGTATTGGAGGAGATTACCCGTTATCCGCCACGATTATGTCCGAGTACGCCAATAAAAAGACGCGTGGGGCTTTCATTGCAGCCGTTTTCGCTATGCAAGGTTTCGGGATTTTGGCTGGTGGAGCGGTTGCTTGCATTGTTTCGGCTGCGTTTAAGGGAGCGTTTCCTGCCCCGTCTTATTTGGATAATCCGGAAGCTTCTGTTGTTCCTCAGGCTGATTATGTTTGGCGGATAATTCTCGTGTTTGGTGCGATACCGGCTGCGGTTACCTATTATTGGCGTATGAAGATGCCTGAAACTGCTCGTTACACGGCTTTGGTCGCCAAGAATGCGAAACAAGCTGCGGCCGATATGTCGAAGGTTTTGAACGTCGAACTTGTTGAGGACCCGGAGAAAATGTTGAGATTAACGCGCGAGAGTAAGAATTCTTTTGGGTTGTTCTCTAGGGAGTTTCTCCGTCGCCACGGTCTTCACTTGCTCGGGACGAGCACCACATGGTTCTTGCTTGACATCGCGTTCTACAGCCAAAACTTATTCCAGAAGGATATCTTCAGCGCGATCGGATGGATTCCCGACGCGAGAACAATGAACGCAATCGAAGAGGTTTTCCATATCGCCAAGGCTCAAACCCTCATCGCTCTCTGCAGCACGGTTCCCGGTTATTGGTTCACCGTGGCGTTAATAGATAGAATAGGGAGGTTCGCGATTCAACTGATGGGATTTTTCTTCATGACAGTTTTCATGTTCGCTTTAGCCATTCCTTACAAGCATTGGACACATAAGGACAATCACATAGGATTTGTGGTCATGTATTCTTTAACGTTCTTCTTCGCCAATTTCGGGCCTAACGCAACCACATTCGTCGTGCCAGCCGAGATATTCCCGGCCAGGTTGAGGTCAACTTGCCATGGAATATCTGCGGCTTCAGGGAAGGCAGGGGCTATTATCGGCGCTTTTGGGTTCTTGTACGCTGCTCAAAACCAGGACCCTAACCAGACGGATAAAGGGTACCCTCCGGGCATCGGAGTGAAGAATGCCCTTCTTATTCTCGGAGGAGTCAACTTGCTTGGATTTTTGTTTACCTTCTTGGTCCCGGAAACAAAAGGAAAGTCCTTGGAGGAGGTGGCTCAAGAGAACGAAGGCGAAGATGACGAAAACGAGACTAATGTTGGTAACGAAAACAAGACTGTTCCAGTTTAG